A stretch of the Aegilops tauschii subsp. strangulata cultivar AL8/78 chromosome 4, Aet v6.0, whole genome shotgun sequence genome encodes the following:
- the LOC109731545 gene encoding DNA repair protein UVH3 isoform X1 — translation MGVHGLWGLLAPVGRRVSVETLAGKRLAVDASIWMVQFMRAMRDDKGDMVRDAHILGFLRRICKLLFLRARPVFVFDGATPALKRRTLAARRRNRDAAQAKVRKTAEKLLISHLKASRLEELAAQIKSDRAKHDAKGKQVESSRGEETEKTDGGQNRNDDGENSRGAAAPINQEKLDELLAASLAAEDEAGLTGKGEHNPASVPSQEGTGIDEDENDDDEEMIFPITTGDIDPAVLASLPPSMQLDLLVQMRERVMAENRQKYQKIKKEPAKFSELQIQSYLKTVAFRREIEEVRKGAAGKDVGGIQTSKIASEANREFIFSSSFTGDKQTLAQRGVEEQIVDSCKSKREISSAIFKSSPSSSSRSIKPHSGEPSTGFGPDVETYRDERGRVRVSRVRGMGIRMTRDIQRNLDFIKEHEQAKSMGQANIGKGSTSNEEPPDFPEHLFENDGLQSSVGLSEDFAETIGDNHHTSSLVGGSDDISEGSCHGSKETIEISFVDDQIGVKDNDDKLFLHLVSGTSSKLFADDDRLAKNTEESDNSEGIWEEGIIEEETLPMKVDEKDYQSSPPDNCCTDDEVEWEEGVCDVREVPSSEYNQCKLPKGDIEEEALIQEAIKRSLEDSEKQEFENGVPEDLKTPIEDKSLQSHDNVPKPSEAPATPYSHSEASFVEETIKETGIKNSSGEDGVMHDPEVLEAERKENEKQAQLESNDGRAASNTDYSQESSPVYNVSTSTLTARPSCSPKVQDNDAIVSATSIHECPKEEVIKQNTSNSHKSECNKNDPYIGDISMAAQKEPLMDELVAGDAVQKENIIQEDMNVTTSEINSTQLNENYDSHIISENNLEKEISFLRQEQLDLGNERRKLESHAESVSSEMFAECQELLQMFGLPYIIAPMEAEAQCAYMEINNLVDGVVTDDSDVFLFGARNVYKNIFDDRKYVETYLMKDIESELGLTREQLIRMALLLGSDYTEGISGIGIVNAIEVVHAFPEEDGLQQFREWIESPDPAILGKFDVETSGSSKRRKSGGNEFCEKRNSQEPECVEGSDNNQSSNETQHIKEVFMSNHRNVSKNWHIPTTFPSETVISAYISPQVDDSTERFSWGRPDLSLLRKLCWERFGWNKEKADELLLPVLKEYNKHETQLRMEAFYSFNERFAKIRSKRIQKAIKGITGKTFSETDELNEDSPSTSDAPNKKEAGRSSRAKPKGKRNTSVEPRNMGSQEDDKIGDPNSFADADQLVKEQRNASKKTASPSGRSRGRGRKKVNVRLETTIDEEDLEVQMSNLSADEDSHKRHIDKYKSEGMTVRRSNRKRNQVTYMEDDHEANENDVPLHQVDENDPSQTAADSDTAGRDTQSNLLHQDTSELNSDQMHVDPGTAEDLYEDPLGFELHEDQTDSAPKEYLFTGGGFCAEEDEQDTAVDRSGGETVDGTSDACEDIAGISDGGKSIGLSTPTGECAEDARMDARGASSSKRRNAGSGLFTIAKRRRK, via the exons ATGGGCGTGCACGGGCTGTGGGGGCTGCTGGCCCCGGTGGGGCGGCGCGTGTCGGTGGAGACCCTGGCGGGGAAGCGGCTGGCGGTGGACGCCAGCATCTGGATGGTGCAGTTCATGCGGGCGATGCGGGACGACAAGGGCGACATGGTCCGCGACGCCCACATCCTCGGCTTCCTCCGCCGCATCTGCAAGCTCCTCTTCCTCCGGGCCCGCCCGGTCTTCGTCTTCGACGGCGCCACGCCGGCCCTCAAGCGCCGCaccctcgccgcccgccgccggaaCCGCGACGCCGCGCAGGCCAAGGTCCGCAAGACCGCCGAGAAGCTCCTAATCTCCCAT CTCAAGGCAAGTAGGCTTGAAGAATTGGCAGCTCAAATCAAAAGTGACAGGGCTAAGCATGATGCTAAGGGCAAGCAAGTTGAGAGCAGTAGAGGAGAAGAAACTGAGAAAACAGATGGAGGTCAAAACCGAAATGACGATGGCGAGAACAGCAGGGGGGCAGCTGCACCAATCAACCAGGAAAAATTGGATGAACT GCTGGCAGCGTCACTTGCTGCAGAGGATGAGGCAGGTTTGACTGGCAAAGGGGAACACAATCCTGCAAGTGTTCCATCACAAGAAGGAACTGGCATTGACGAAGATGAGAACGACGATGATGAAGAGATGATATTT CCTATTACAACTGGTGACATTGATCCTGCTGTGTTAGCTTCTCTCCCTCCATCAATGCAGCTAGATCTACTTGTTCAG ATGAGGGAGAGGGTGATGGCTGAAAACAGGCAGAAGtaccaaaaaataaaaaag GAGCCTGCAAAATTTTCAGAGCTTCAAATACAGTCCTATCTGAAAACGGTTGCTTTTCGTCGAGAGATAGAAGAAGTTCGGAAGGGTGCTGCAGGTAAGGATGTTGGTGGCATCCAGACATCGAAAATAGCATCGGAAGCTAACAGAGAGTTCATTTTCTCATCATCATTCACTGGTGATAAACA GACGTTGGCACAAAGAGGTGTAGAGGAGCAGATTGTTGATAGCTGTAAATCAAAAAGGGAAATTAGTTCTGCTATCTTCAAATCCAGTCCCTCAAGTAGTTCTAGATCGATTAAACCTCACAGCGGTGAGCCTTCAACGGGTTTTGGGCCTGATGTTGAGACATATCGTGATGAGAGAGGAAGGGTTAGAGTAAGTAGGGTCAGAGGGATGGGAATTCGTATGACTCGTGATATTCAAAGGAATTTGGATTTTATCAAAGAGCACGAGCAGGCAAAAAGCATGGGACAGGCCAACATTGGCAAAGGATCAACTAGCAATGAAGAACCTCCAGATTTTCCGGAACATCTTTTTGAAAATGATGGGCTGCAAAGCTCTGTTGGTCTCAGTGAAGATTTTGCTGAAACTATCGGTGACAACCATCACACGTCGTCACTTGTAGGAGGATCTGATGATATTTCTGAGGGTTCCTGCCATGGAAGCAAAGAGACAATAGAGATATCTTTTGTGGATGATCAAATTGGAGTGAAGGACAACGATGACAAGCTGTTTTTGCATTTAGTTTCTGGAACTTCATCCAAGTTATTTGCTGATGATGATCGTTTGGCTAAAAATACAGAAGAATCTGACAACTCCGAGGGTATTTGGGAAGAAGGTATCATAGAAGAAGAAACACTTCCTATGAAGGTCGATGAGAAGGATTATCAATCATCACCTCCTGATAACTGTTGTACTGACGATGAGGTGGAATGGGAGGAAGGTGTCTGTGATGTTCGTGAAGTACCTTCTAGTGAATACAATCAGTGTAAATTACCAAAAGGGGATATAGAAGAAGAGGCTCTCATACAGGAAGCAATAAAGAGAAGTTTAGAGGATTCGGAGAAGCAGGAATTTGAAAATGGAGTCCCTGAAGATTTGAAAACACCTATTGAAGATAAATCTTTGCAGTCTCATGATAATGTTCCTAAACCATCTGAAGCTCCTGCTACACCTTATTCCCATTCTGAAGCTTCTTTTGTTGAAGAAACAATTAAAGAAACGGGAATAAAAAACAGTTCTGGTGAGGATGGTGTTATGCATGATCCTGAAGTGCTTGAAGctgaaagaaaagaaaatgaaaaacaaGCTCAACTGGAGAGTAATGATGGACGAGCTGCTTCAAACACAGATTATTCGCAGGAGTCTTCTCCAGTGTATAATGTATCCACAAGTACTCTTACTGCAAGGCCATCTTGCAGCCCAAAGGTTCAGGACAACGATGCAATCGTGTCTGCAACCAGCATTCATGAATGCCCTAAAGAGGAAGTTATCAAGCAAAATACTTCAAATTCTCATAAATCAGAATGCAACAAAAATGATCCTTATATTGGAGATATCTCCATGGCGGCCCAGAAGGAACCTTTGATGGATGAATTGGTAGCCGGCGATGCCGTACAAAAGGAAAATATTATTCAGGAAGATATGAACGTTACCACTTCTGAGATCAATAGTACACAATTAAATGAGAATTATGATAGCCATATTATATCAGAAAATAATCTGGAGAAGGAAATATCTTTTCTTAGACAAGAACAGTTAGATCTCGGAAATGAAAGGCGAAAACTTGAAAGCCATGCAGAGTCTGTCAGCAGTGAGATGTTTGCTGAATGCCAG GAATTGCTCCAAATGTTCGGCTTGCCGTATATAATTGCACCAATGGAAGCTGAAGCTCAGTGTGCTTACATGGAAATTAACAACCTTGTTGATGGAGTTGTTACTGATGATTCAGATGTCTTCCTGTTTGGGGCAAGGAATgtttataaaaatatatttgatGATAGGAAGTATGTGGAAACATACCTTATGAAG GACATCGAGTCGGAGCTTGGACTAACAAGGGAACAGTTAATTCGTATGGCTCTGCTTCTGGGGAGCGACTACACTGAAGGAATTAG TGGTATTGGCATTGTGAATGCTATTGAAGTTGTACATGCATTTCCTGAGGAAGATGGCCTCCAGCAGTTCAGAGAATGGATTGAATCACCGGATCCAGCGATATTGGGGAAATTTGATGTGGAAACCAGTGGCAGCTCAAAAAGAAGGAAATCTGGTGGAAATGAATTTTGTGAAAAACGAAATAGCCAGGAACCTGAATGTGTTGAAGGTTCTGATAATAACCAATCTTCTAATGAGACCCAACATATCAAGGAAGTATTTATGAGTAACCAT AGGAACGTGAGCAAGAACTGGCATATTCCTACCACTTTTCCTAGTGAGACAGTCATCAGTGCATACATTTCTCCCCAAGTGGATGATTCAACAGAACGTTTTTCCTGGGGAAGACCAGACTTAAGCTTGCTACGCAA GTTATGTTGGGAAAGGTTTGGCTGGAACAAGGAGAAAGCTGACGAACTGCTGCTTCCTGTTTTGAAAGAGTATAATAAGCATGAG ACTCAGCTGCGCATGGAGGCATTTTATTCATTCAATGAGAGATTTGCAAAAATACGTAGCAAAAGGATTCAGAAAGCTATCAAGGGTATTACAGGGAAAACTTTCTCAGAAACGGATGAACTCAATGAGGATAGTCCCAGTACTAGTGATGCACCCAACAAGAAAGAGGCAGGCCGCTCTAGCCGTGCTAAACCGAAAGGGAAAAGGAACACCAGTGTTGAACCTAGAAACATGGGAAGTCAAGAAGATGACAAAATTGGTGATCCTAATAGCTTTGCAGATGCGGATCAACTTGTGAAAGAACAGAGAAATGCCAGTAAGAAGACCGCAAGCCCCTCAGGTCGTTCTAGAGGGAGAGGTCGAAAAAAGGTGAATGTTCGACTAGAGACTACTATAGATGAGGAAGATTTGGAAGTTCAAATGTCTAATTTGTCCGCGGATGAGGACTCACATAAAAGGCACATCGACAAATACAAATCAGAAGGAATGACAGTACGTAGG TCAAACCGGAAGAGGAATCAAGTAACTTACATGGAAGATGACCATGAAGCCAATGAAAATGATGTTCCCTTGCATCAAGTCGATGAAAATGACCCAAGCCAAACTGCCGCTGACAGTGACACAGCTGGACGAGACACACAATCCAATCTGCTCCATCAGGATACAAGTGAACTGAACAGCGACCAGATGCACGTGGACCCAGGCACTGCCGAAGATCTGTATGAAGATCCCTTGGGCTTTGAGCTACACGAGGACCAGACTGATTCTGCACCAAAAGAATACCTTTTCACTGGAGGTGGATTCTGTGCGGAGGAGGATGAACAAGATACAGCGGTTGATCGATCTGGCGGGGAAACAGTGGATGGAACAAGTGACGCCTGTGAGGATATCGCGGGGATTTCCGACGGCGGTAAAAGTATAGGCTTGTCGACGCCGACTGGAGAGTGTGCAGAGGATGCAAGGATGGACGCCCGGGGTGCATCTTCGTCGAAGCGACGCAATGCTGGCAGTGGTCTGTTCACGATCGCCAAACGTAGGAGAAAATAA
- the LOC109731545 gene encoding DNA repair protein UVH3 isoform X2 has protein sequence MMLRASKLRAVEEKKLRKQMEVKTEMTMARTAGGQLHQSTRKNWMNSSLAAEDEAGLTGKGEHNPASVPSQEGTGIDEDENDDDEEMIFPITTGDIDPAVLASLPPSMQLDLLVQMRERVMAENRQKYQKIKKEPAKFSELQIQSYLKTVAFRREIEEVRKGAAGKDVGGIQTSKIASEANREFIFSSSFTGDKQTLAQRGVEEQIVDSCKSKREISSAIFKSSPSSSSRSIKPHSGEPSTGFGPDVETYRDERGRVRVSRVRGMGIRMTRDIQRNLDFIKEHEQAKSMGQANIGKGSTSNEEPPDFPEHLFENDGLQSSVGLSEDFAETIGDNHHTSSLVGGSDDISEGSCHGSKETIEISFVDDQIGVKDNDDKLFLHLVSGTSSKLFADDDRLAKNTEESDNSEGIWEEGIIEEETLPMKVDEKDYQSSPPDNCCTDDEVEWEEGVCDVREVPSSEYNQCKLPKGDIEEEALIQEAIKRSLEDSEKQEFENGVPEDLKTPIEDKSLQSHDNVPKPSEAPATPYSHSEASFVEETIKETGIKNSSGEDGVMHDPEVLEAERKENEKQAQLESNDGRAASNTDYSQESSPVYNVSTSTLTARPSCSPKVQDNDAIVSATSIHECPKEEVIKQNTSNSHKSECNKNDPYIGDISMAAQKEPLMDELVAGDAVQKENIIQEDMNVTTSEINSTQLNENYDSHIISENNLEKEISFLRQEQLDLGNERRKLESHAESVSSEMFAECQELLQMFGLPYIIAPMEAEAQCAYMEINNLVDGVVTDDSDVFLFGARNVYKNIFDDRKYVETYLMKDIESELGLTREQLIRMALLLGSDYTEGISGIGIVNAIEVVHAFPEEDGLQQFREWIESPDPAILGKFDVETSGSSKRRKSGGNEFCEKRNSQEPECVEGSDNNQSSNETQHIKEVFMSNHRNVSKNWHIPTTFPSETVISAYISPQVDDSTERFSWGRPDLSLLRKLCWERFGWNKEKADELLLPVLKEYNKHETQLRMEAFYSFNERFAKIRSKRIQKAIKGITGKTFSETDELNEDSPSTSDAPNKKEAGRSSRAKPKGKRNTSVEPRNMGSQEDDKIGDPNSFADADQLVKEQRNASKKTASPSGRSRGRGRKKVNVRLETTIDEEDLEVQMSNLSADEDSHKRHIDKYKSEGMTVRRSNRKRNQVTYMEDDHEANENDVPLHQVDENDPSQTAADSDTAGRDTQSNLLHQDTSELNSDQMHVDPGTAEDLYEDPLGFELHEDQTDSAPKEYLFTGGGFCAEEDEQDTAVDRSGGETVDGTSDACEDIAGISDGGKSIGLSTPTGECAEDARMDARGASSSKRRNAGSGLFTIAKRRRK, from the exons ATGATGCTAAGGGCAAGCAAGTTGAGAGCAGTAGAGGAGAAGAAACTGAGAAAACAGATGGAGGTCAAAACCGAAATGACGATGGCGAGAACAGCAGGGGGGCAGCTGCACCAATCAACCAGGAAAAATTGGATGAACT CGTCACTTGCTGCAGAGGATGAGGCAGGTTTGACTGGCAAAGGGGAACACAATCCTGCAAGTGTTCCATCACAAGAAGGAACTGGCATTGACGAAGATGAGAACGACGATGATGAAGAGATGATATTT CCTATTACAACTGGTGACATTGATCCTGCTGTGTTAGCTTCTCTCCCTCCATCAATGCAGCTAGATCTACTTGTTCAG ATGAGGGAGAGGGTGATGGCTGAAAACAGGCAGAAGtaccaaaaaataaaaaag GAGCCTGCAAAATTTTCAGAGCTTCAAATACAGTCCTATCTGAAAACGGTTGCTTTTCGTCGAGAGATAGAAGAAGTTCGGAAGGGTGCTGCAGGTAAGGATGTTGGTGGCATCCAGACATCGAAAATAGCATCGGAAGCTAACAGAGAGTTCATTTTCTCATCATCATTCACTGGTGATAAACA GACGTTGGCACAAAGAGGTGTAGAGGAGCAGATTGTTGATAGCTGTAAATCAAAAAGGGAAATTAGTTCTGCTATCTTCAAATCCAGTCCCTCAAGTAGTTCTAGATCGATTAAACCTCACAGCGGTGAGCCTTCAACGGGTTTTGGGCCTGATGTTGAGACATATCGTGATGAGAGAGGAAGGGTTAGAGTAAGTAGGGTCAGAGGGATGGGAATTCGTATGACTCGTGATATTCAAAGGAATTTGGATTTTATCAAAGAGCACGAGCAGGCAAAAAGCATGGGACAGGCCAACATTGGCAAAGGATCAACTAGCAATGAAGAACCTCCAGATTTTCCGGAACATCTTTTTGAAAATGATGGGCTGCAAAGCTCTGTTGGTCTCAGTGAAGATTTTGCTGAAACTATCGGTGACAACCATCACACGTCGTCACTTGTAGGAGGATCTGATGATATTTCTGAGGGTTCCTGCCATGGAAGCAAAGAGACAATAGAGATATCTTTTGTGGATGATCAAATTGGAGTGAAGGACAACGATGACAAGCTGTTTTTGCATTTAGTTTCTGGAACTTCATCCAAGTTATTTGCTGATGATGATCGTTTGGCTAAAAATACAGAAGAATCTGACAACTCCGAGGGTATTTGGGAAGAAGGTATCATAGAAGAAGAAACACTTCCTATGAAGGTCGATGAGAAGGATTATCAATCATCACCTCCTGATAACTGTTGTACTGACGATGAGGTGGAATGGGAGGAAGGTGTCTGTGATGTTCGTGAAGTACCTTCTAGTGAATACAATCAGTGTAAATTACCAAAAGGGGATATAGAAGAAGAGGCTCTCATACAGGAAGCAATAAAGAGAAGTTTAGAGGATTCGGAGAAGCAGGAATTTGAAAATGGAGTCCCTGAAGATTTGAAAACACCTATTGAAGATAAATCTTTGCAGTCTCATGATAATGTTCCTAAACCATCTGAAGCTCCTGCTACACCTTATTCCCATTCTGAAGCTTCTTTTGTTGAAGAAACAATTAAAGAAACGGGAATAAAAAACAGTTCTGGTGAGGATGGTGTTATGCATGATCCTGAAGTGCTTGAAGctgaaagaaaagaaaatgaaaaacaaGCTCAACTGGAGAGTAATGATGGACGAGCTGCTTCAAACACAGATTATTCGCAGGAGTCTTCTCCAGTGTATAATGTATCCACAAGTACTCTTACTGCAAGGCCATCTTGCAGCCCAAAGGTTCAGGACAACGATGCAATCGTGTCTGCAACCAGCATTCATGAATGCCCTAAAGAGGAAGTTATCAAGCAAAATACTTCAAATTCTCATAAATCAGAATGCAACAAAAATGATCCTTATATTGGAGATATCTCCATGGCGGCCCAGAAGGAACCTTTGATGGATGAATTGGTAGCCGGCGATGCCGTACAAAAGGAAAATATTATTCAGGAAGATATGAACGTTACCACTTCTGAGATCAATAGTACACAATTAAATGAGAATTATGATAGCCATATTATATCAGAAAATAATCTGGAGAAGGAAATATCTTTTCTTAGACAAGAACAGTTAGATCTCGGAAATGAAAGGCGAAAACTTGAAAGCCATGCAGAGTCTGTCAGCAGTGAGATGTTTGCTGAATGCCAG GAATTGCTCCAAATGTTCGGCTTGCCGTATATAATTGCACCAATGGAAGCTGAAGCTCAGTGTGCTTACATGGAAATTAACAACCTTGTTGATGGAGTTGTTACTGATGATTCAGATGTCTTCCTGTTTGGGGCAAGGAATgtttataaaaatatatttgatGATAGGAAGTATGTGGAAACATACCTTATGAAG GACATCGAGTCGGAGCTTGGACTAACAAGGGAACAGTTAATTCGTATGGCTCTGCTTCTGGGGAGCGACTACACTGAAGGAATTAG TGGTATTGGCATTGTGAATGCTATTGAAGTTGTACATGCATTTCCTGAGGAAGATGGCCTCCAGCAGTTCAGAGAATGGATTGAATCACCGGATCCAGCGATATTGGGGAAATTTGATGTGGAAACCAGTGGCAGCTCAAAAAGAAGGAAATCTGGTGGAAATGAATTTTGTGAAAAACGAAATAGCCAGGAACCTGAATGTGTTGAAGGTTCTGATAATAACCAATCTTCTAATGAGACCCAACATATCAAGGAAGTATTTATGAGTAACCAT AGGAACGTGAGCAAGAACTGGCATATTCCTACCACTTTTCCTAGTGAGACAGTCATCAGTGCATACATTTCTCCCCAAGTGGATGATTCAACAGAACGTTTTTCCTGGGGAAGACCAGACTTAAGCTTGCTACGCAA GTTATGTTGGGAAAGGTTTGGCTGGAACAAGGAGAAAGCTGACGAACTGCTGCTTCCTGTTTTGAAAGAGTATAATAAGCATGAG ACTCAGCTGCGCATGGAGGCATTTTATTCATTCAATGAGAGATTTGCAAAAATACGTAGCAAAAGGATTCAGAAAGCTATCAAGGGTATTACAGGGAAAACTTTCTCAGAAACGGATGAACTCAATGAGGATAGTCCCAGTACTAGTGATGCACCCAACAAGAAAGAGGCAGGCCGCTCTAGCCGTGCTAAACCGAAAGGGAAAAGGAACACCAGTGTTGAACCTAGAAACATGGGAAGTCAAGAAGATGACAAAATTGGTGATCCTAATAGCTTTGCAGATGCGGATCAACTTGTGAAAGAACAGAGAAATGCCAGTAAGAAGACCGCAAGCCCCTCAGGTCGTTCTAGAGGGAGAGGTCGAAAAAAGGTGAATGTTCGACTAGAGACTACTATAGATGAGGAAGATTTGGAAGTTCAAATGTCTAATTTGTCCGCGGATGAGGACTCACATAAAAGGCACATCGACAAATACAAATCAGAAGGAATGACAGTACGTAGG TCAAACCGGAAGAGGAATCAAGTAACTTACATGGAAGATGACCATGAAGCCAATGAAAATGATGTTCCCTTGCATCAAGTCGATGAAAATGACCCAAGCCAAACTGCCGCTGACAGTGACACAGCTGGACGAGACACACAATCCAATCTGCTCCATCAGGATACAAGTGAACTGAACAGCGACCAGATGCACGTGGACCCAGGCACTGCCGAAGATCTGTATGAAGATCCCTTGGGCTTTGAGCTACACGAGGACCAGACTGATTCTGCACCAAAAGAATACCTTTTCACTGGAGGTGGATTCTGTGCGGAGGAGGATGAACAAGATACAGCGGTTGATCGATCTGGCGGGGAAACAGTGGATGGAACAAGTGACGCCTGTGAGGATATCGCGGGGATTTCCGACGGCGGTAAAAGTATAGGCTTGTCGACGCCGACTGGAGAGTGTGCAGAGGATGCAAGGATGGACGCCCGGGGTGCATCTTCGTCGAAGCGACGCAATGCTGGCAGTGGTCTGTTCACGATCGCCAAACGTAGGAGAAAATAA